ATACCAATATCAGGAGAAAGGGTATCCCTTGATAAAAGTAGCGTTGAAGTAGGAAGCGAACAGATTCAAGCACTAATGTGCGATTCATCACTTCATTGGCATGAAAAATTGTGCGTATTAGTAGCAGATAGTGCTTATAGCCAACGTTCATTTCTCTTTGAGCAGTCCAAACACCAAAATTTGGTAATCGTCGCTAGATGCCGTAGTAATCGAATTTTCTACCAATCTCCACCCGTTGAGGAGTCAAAGAAAAAACGTGGCTGTCCAAAAAAATACGGTGAGCGGTTTGATTTGGCTGATGCTGAAACTTGGCATCTTCCGGACGAGACAACACAAACACAGCAGACAACTCGTAAGGGTCGCCTTTTAAACATTACTATCCTTGCTTGGCATCAAATGTTGATGAGGGGAACTAAGGAGCAAAAAATGTACCGTCATCCCTTCACCCTTATTAGGGTTCATGTAACTGATAATACTGGTAATTCTGTTTGGAAACCCATGTGGTTAATTGTCATCGGCAACCAACGTCAACAAATCTCAGCTACTGTTGCTTACCAAAGTTTCAGACAGAGGTTTGATATTGAACACATGTTCCGTTTCTGCAAACAACATTTGTTGATGACGGAGTTTCAAACTCCAGATGTCAAACACGAGGAAAATTGGATACGCTTAGTAATGCTCGCTTACGCACAACTCTGGGCGTCAAAAGATTTAGCAACACACTTACCTAGACCCTGGGAGCGTTATTTAAAACCTGAAAGTGATACAATCATGACTCCCAGTGCCGTACAACGCGATTTTCAAAGAATTATTTCCGAGATTGGTACACCCGCCCGTTCTCCCAAAACCCGAGGAAATTCAATCGGTCGAGTTCAAGGTCAGGCTCAAACGCAACGAACTAAGCATCCTATTGTCAAGAAGCAGTCAAAACCAACACCTGATAAACAAAAAGCCGCGTAAATTTTCTTAGGCTTTAGGCGTTTAACGCAGTTTGACTCAGTTTGAAAAATAGCTGGGGTAATTTATGATGCCTAGATTTTTTGTTCGCCAAAAACTT
This region of Nostoc flagelliforme CCNUN1 genomic DNA includes:
- a CDS encoding NF041680 family putative transposase, which produces MPKFNYNQLITQFQDFRQKIYNCFESCSDACMNLLDALAGNTGANSIAELSLNPLFPRSYNSIYKAISESFNTTSQDTSNKVEEAEEEKDNLIRVISELIDQPQKRPFYLFATDTTPHPRPYAKTLAERGYIYQPNTIKGNKPINIGHSYSILSILPEKKNANAAPWSIPISGERVSLDKSSVEVGSEQIQALMCDSSLHWHEKLCVLVADSAYSQRSFLFEQSKHQNLVIVARCRSNRIFYQSPPVEESKKKRGCPKKYGERFDLADAETWHLPDETTQTQQTTRKGRLLNITILAWHQMLMRGTKEQKMYRHPFTLIRVHVTDNTGNSVWKPMWLIVIGNQRQQISATVAYQSFRQRFDIEHMFRFCKQHLLMTEFQTPDVKHEENWIRLVMLAYAQLWASKDLATHLPRPWERYLKPESDTIMTPSAVQRDFQRIISEIGTPARSPKTRGNSIGRVQGQAQTQRTKHPIVKKQSKPTPDKQKAA